The sequence ATTACTCAAGAACTTTCGGAACGGTTTGGTTTAGCTGTAGATCCAACTGCGCTGGTACGGACGCTCTCGGTCGGTTTGAAACAGCGTGTAGAAATTCTAAAGGCACTCGCTGTTGATGCCCGAATTCTGATTCTCGACGAACCGACAGCCGTCTTGAGTCCGCAAGAGGTAGAAGGCTTTTTTACAATTCTACGCAAACTTCAAGCTGATGGTCGCGCAATCATCTTCATTAGCCATAAAATGAAAGAGGTTTTGAGTATCAGTGATAGGATTACTGTCTTGCGACGCGGCAAGAAGGTGTACCTTGGTAAGACAGGAGAACTGACTGCACGAGAACTCGCACGGGAAATGATTGGCGAAGAAATTGATGAGGTGGAACGTTCAACCAGTTCGCATCTGGAAAGTGATCCTCCGGACAGTCTCCTACAACTTTCAAATCTAACGGTACTCGGCAGCCGAGACGAAGTCGCAGTTTCAGATGTCTCTATGGAGACACATCGCGGTGAGATCGTTGGTATTGCGGGTGTAGATGGCAATGGACAGCGCGAACTCGCTGAGGCGATCATGGGGTTACGACACAACGCATCTGGAACGATAAACATCTTGGGTGCTAACCCGAAAGGGATAAATGCGGTGCGGCATCGCGGTGTCGGCTATATCCCTGAAGATAGACAGACGACAGGTGTCATCGCAGCATTTTCAGTTACGGAAAACCTCTTGTTGAATGTAACACACTTAGAAAACATTGCCCAGTGGAATATTCTTAACCAGAAAAGAAAACGTGAAACAGCAGAAAATCTAATTGCTGATTATGACATCCGCCCCCCTAACCCAGATATTCTAACTTCTGCCCTCTCTGGCGGCAATCAACAGAAAATCGTCATCGCCAGAGAAATCTCACTTCAGCCCGACCTCCTTATCGCTGTCAATCCCACACGCGGTTTAGATGTCAACGCCGCTCGCTATGTACACGAGAATCTGTTGGCACAACGCGACAAAAAGAAGTCTGTGCTCTTAATCTCAACAGAACTGGACGAGGTACT comes from Candidatus Poribacteria bacterium and encodes:
- a CDS encoding ABC transporter ATP-binding protein, whose protein sequence is MDKENILELRNVTKTFGDFVAVDSVDFELQAGEIHAILGENGAGKSTLMNLIYGIYQPSGGRIYVTDREKWRRRFRAKSPRDAIANGIGMVHQHFMLIENLTVAENIALALGQLKGKQKDRMEGSKIGWMDAPQSSNLPRFLSSLPFPAFWFKKEDAIRITQELSERFGLAVDPTALVRTLSVGLKQRVEILKALAVDARILILDEPTAVLSPQEVEGFFTILRKLQADGRAIIFISHKMKEVLSISDRITVLRRGKKVYLGKTGELTARELAREMIGEEIDEVERSTSSHLESDPPDSLLQLSNLTVLGSRDEVAVSDVSMETHRGEIVGIAGVDGNGQRELAEAIMGLRHNASGTINILGANPKGINAVRHRGVGYIPEDRQTTGVIAAFSVTENLLLNVTHLENIAQWNILNQKRKRETAENLIADYDIRPPNPDILTSALSGGNQQKIVIAREISLQPDLLIAVNPTRGLDVNAARYVHENLLAQRDKKKSVLLISTELDEVLLLSDRLYVMSRGKLIEATAQRNNIEALGLLMTGEGL